The following DNA comes from Magnetococcales bacterium.
AGGATCAACGTCAGGGGACCGGGCCAGAAGTGTTCCATGAGCCGGCGGGCAGTGACGGGGATGGCGGCGACCAGGGGATCGAGGGCCGGGCGATCGGGAATCAGGAGGATGAATCCCTTGGCGGCATCGCGTCCTTTCAGGGAGAGGATTCGCTGGAGCGCCTCGGGATGGAACGGATCGGCCCCCAGGCCGTACACCGTTTCGGTGGGATGGGCGATGATGCCACCGCGGCGCAGGGTTTCACGGGCGATGGCACGTTGCGTTTCGGTCGGGGGGTCGTTCAGAAGGGTGGGGACGGAGGTCATGGGAACCTGGATCCGTGGTGCGGGATGAACATGCGACATCCCGACCCTTGAGGAGACTTATCGATGATCGATGGTGATTCCAATGTCGTGCGTCACACGGCACTGGGCTCTTTATTTTGCAACCTGCCGGACAGGCGGCAGGCAGGTGCTCCCCGCAGCAGGCCTTCCGTCGATAGATCTTCGTCCAGTTCTTCCCAATGGATGCCATAGCCTCCACCGCAAACTTCCCATTGATTGCGCTGGTTTGGGGTAGCCTTTTCAAGTTTGGGAAACCATGCCAAAGGTGCGGAAATGGTGCGGCCATCCTGCAACCAGACAATAATGGCATCGTCGGTGCATTCCACGTTGGCAACACGTTCATCCGCTCTGAGTGCCAAAATACCCATTCCAACGCTCCATCAGTAAATTTCGGTGTTCCAGTAACAGAATCCGCATCTGCCTTAACTCTGTTGCGGAATACCCTGCATTCCAAGAGAGTTGCAGAGGGTTAAGCCAGAATTTTGCTGACTTTCCATCCTTGTCTACATGGACATGGGGTGGTTCATTCGGTTCGTGGCTGTAATGATAGACACGGAACCCGGATGTTCTCAGAATCGTCGGCATGGATTCCATATCCAGACAAAACAGATGAGAAAATCCATGGAGTGGAGGTTTTCCTGCCCGTATACCATGCACTTCCTTTCGGACCCCACTTTCTCGTTGTCCAGGAACCCAATCATCAAATTCTACGCTACTTTCGTATCGTATATGGCGTCAATGGGATATCCATTTCCCGATATGATCCGCCAACCGTTCCCGAAGGGCTTGATCCTTCTTTTCCACCCCTTGGGCCATTTCCAGATGATACGCCCGCAAGCGGTCCGCGAGGTCTGGACGGGTCAGGGCAAGAATCCGAACCGCCATCAGGGCAGCGTTGACCGCGCCCGCCTTGCCGATGGCCATGGTTGCCACGGGGATGCCGGCGGGCATCTGGACGGTTGCCAGAAGGGCATCCATGCCCTGGAGTGCCGTCGCCGACAACGGCACTCCGATGACCGGCAGGGGGGTGATGGCGGCGACGACGCCCGCCAGATGGGCTGCCGCTCCCGCTCCGACGATCAATGTCCGGATCCCCCGGTCCAGGGCCGCGGTGGCATAACGATGGGTCCGTTCCGGGGTTCGGTGGGCCGAGGTGACCAGCATCTCGAAGGGGACCGAGAATTCCGTGAGAATCCGGGCTGATTCGCCCATCACATCGAAGTCGGAGTCCGATCCCATGAGAATGCCGACGAGGGGTGAAGGAGTCATTGGACCTCCTTAGGAAAGGGCGCGATGGGCGATGTCTCGCCGGTAATAGTGGTCTTGCCAGGAAATCAGCGCAACCGCTTCGTAGGCGCGGTTGCGGGCCTCGGTGATCGTCATGCCCAGACCGGTCACTCCGAGGACACGTCCTCCCGCGGTCACGATCCGCCCGTTGTCGCGGCGTGTTCCGGCGTGGAATATCAGGATATCCTTGAGTCGGGCCGCGGCATCGAGTCCTTCGATCGGTTTCAGAATGGCGTGGTTTCCGGGATAGCCGCCTGCCGCCATGACGACGCAGATGGCCGGGCGGGGATCCCAGTCGATGCTCATTCCTTCGAGGGAACCATTGGCGGTCGCCAGCAGCAGGGGAACGATGTCCGAACGCATGCGCGCAAGGAGGGGTTGCGTTTCGGGATCGCCGAAGCGGGCGTTGAATTCCAGGACCTTCAGGGTGTGGCCATCGACCATCAAGCCGGCGTAGAGCAGGCCGCGGTAGGGACGTCCCTCGCGGGCCATTCCGCGGACCACGGGTTCCATGATTTCCCGGACGATGCGTTCGTGCAGTGTCGGGGTGACGACCGGCGCGGGGGAATAGGCGCCCATTCCTCCCGTATTGGGTCCGGTATCCCCTTCGCCGATGGCCTTGTGATCCTGGGCGCTGGCCAGGGGCAGAATTCGTTCCCCGTCGGCGAAGGCCATGAAGGAGACCTCTTCGCCGGTCAGGAAGTCTTCGATGACCACTTCGTTTCCGGCATCGCCGAATTCACGCGCGATCATGGCGCGGTGAATGGCGTGTTGCGCCTCTTTCAGGGAATGGCAGACCATGGCCCCCTTGCCCGAGGCCAGGCCCGAGGCCTTGACGACGATGGGAATCGTCTGTTTGCCAACGTGGTCCAGGGCCGCCTCGGCTTCGGTGAAGGTATGATAGCCTGCGGTCGGGATGTGGT
Coding sequences within:
- a CDS encoding DUF2442 domain-containing protein gives rise to the protein MGILALRADERVANVECTDDAIIVWLQDGRTISAPLAWFPKLEKATPNQRNQWEVCGGGYGIHWEELDEDLSTEGLLRGAPACRLSGRLQNKEPSAV
- a CDS encoding DUF4160 domain-containing protein, whose protein sequence is MPTILRTSGFRVYHYSHEPNEPPHVHVDKDGKSAKFWLNPLQLSWNAGYSATELRQMRILLLEHRNLLMERWNGYFGTQSG
- the purE gene encoding 5-(carboxyamino)imidazole ribonucleotide mutase; the encoded protein is MTPSPLVGILMGSDSDFDVMGESARILTEFSVPFEMLVTSAHRTPERTHRYATAALDRGIRTLIVGAGAAAHLAGVVAAITPLPVIGVPLSATALQGMDALLATVQMPAGIPVATMAIGKAGAVNAALMAVRILALTRPDLADRLRAYHLEMAQGVEKKDQALRERLADHIGKWISH
- the purD gene encoding phosphoribosylamine--glycine ligase, with translation MKILLVGGGGREHALAWKIAQSPRVGKLYCAPGNPGIAGVAECVALPVTDLDALERFAIEKNIDLTVIGPEAPLVGGLSDRLRAAGQAVFGPQSAAAALEGSKVFMKDFLHRHHIPTAGYHTFTEAEAALDHVGKQTIPIVVKASGLASGKGAMVCHSLKEAQHAIHRAMIAREFGDAGNEVVIEDFLTGEEVSFMAFADGERILPLASAQDHKAIGEGDTGPNTGGMGAYSPAPVVTPTLHERIVREIMEPVVRGMAREGRPYRGLLYAGLMVDGHTLKVLEFNARFGDPETQPLLARMRSDIVPLLLATANGSLEGMSIDWDPRPAICVVMAAGGYPGNHAILKPIEGLDAAARLKDILIFHAGTRRDNGRIVTAGGRVLGVTGLGMTITEARNRAYEAVALISWQDHYYRRDIAHRALS